In Zea mays cultivar B73 chromosome 7, Zm-B73-REFERENCE-NAM-5.0, whole genome shotgun sequence, the following proteins share a genomic window:
- the LOC109940849 gene encoding zinc finger BED domain-containing protein RICESLEEPER 2-like — MLHTCIAYKEAIETYADADLNYKWEPTAEEWDLFIAIEPILASLAKVTTALSASSYPTANLFYPHIVDIKIALRAAMVSNNLNLRTMGNAMMEKFNKYWEEKNNVMVIATILDPRYKMRFIEWCFNKIFDEHQVLFELEDVRSELEKLYGDFEVQHRERKESQSKSNASSSLSIERSCSLPSASCQFQSFLSSTQSNPSKSELLIYLEETNVCLSDKEFDLLNWWKVNSHRFPVVSRMAKKFLTIPATSVSSESTFSTGGRTLDDYRSSLRPSMVEALVCSSSWIRGTHDGSMIYVEEDDEDNVENILFPKSLVESN, encoded by the exons ATGTTGCATACTTGTATAGCTTATAAAGAAGCCATTGAAACATATGCTGATGCAGATTTAAACTATAAATGGGAACCTACAGCTGAAGAGTGGGATTTGTTTATTGCAATTGAACCAATTCTTGCATCTTTAGCTAAAGTTACCACTGCATTGTCTGCTTCTTCATATCCTACTGCGAATCTATTCTATCCTCACATTGTGGATATAAAAATTGCATTGAGGGCAGCAATGGTCTCCAATAATTTGAATTTGAGAACAATGGGTAATGCTATGATGGAAAAGTTTAACAAGTATTGGGAAGAAAAGAATAATGTTATGGTGATTGCTACTATTCTTGATCCAAGGTATAAAATGAGATTTATTGAGTGGTGCTTCAATAAGATATTTGATGAACATCAAGTTTTGTTTGAATTAGAAGATGTTCGTAGTGAGTTAGAAAAACTTTATGGGGATTTTGAGGTGCAGCATAGAGAGAGAAAAGAGTCTCAAAGCAAATCTAATGCTTCCTCATCTTTGAGTATTGAAAGATCATGTAGTTTGCCATCCGCTTCATGTCAATTTCAGTCTTTCTTGTCATCAACTCAGTCTAACCCATCAAAGAGCGAGTTGCTTATCTATTTGGAGGAGACTAATGTGTGTTTATCGGACAAAGAGTTTGATTTGCTGAATTGGTGGAAGGTTAATTCACATAGATTTCCAGTGGTGTCGAGAATGGCAAAGAAATTCCTAACTATACCGGCGACATCAGTGTCTTCGGAGTCTACTTTTAGCACGGGAGGTAGAACTCTTGATGATTATCGTAGTTCTCTAAGGCCTTCAATGGTGGAGGCATTGGTATGCTCTTCTAGCTGGATCCGAGGAACACATGATGGAAGCATGATATATGTG GAAGAAGATGATGAGGACAATGTTGAGAACATTCTATTTCCAAAAAGCTTGGTGGAAAGCAACTAG